One window of the Chryseobacterium sp. CY350 genome contains the following:
- a CDS encoding conjugal transfer protein TraD, whose translation METVIIICLLIIIFLLMQDQAANKKRPPVDQTSEVKKEKLRSIMGAAKGLIVRSDNKEFFERDVISEITSSHTEDVSHQERTSPIQMQKEELDEVFADPVDLEAEEEEWIRRGIMDNHTNLAQGVTFEEMHDAGRLLRCDILPSAEKKVAVTLVQKIHGTELYNLLKDSVEGASKKIAELLEASFSESDKANFTYHHTDDPTEFDINQFI comes from the coding sequence ATGGAAACAGTAATTATCATATGTCTGCTGATCATTATTTTCCTGCTTATGCAAGATCAAGCAGCGAATAAAAAAAGACCACCTGTAGATCAAACAAGCGAAGTTAAAAAGGAGAAACTTCGATCAATTATGGGCGCGGCAAAAGGATTAATCGTTCGTTCAGATAACAAGGAATTCTTCGAAAGAGATGTCATCAGTGAGATAACATCATCTCATACTGAAGATGTAAGTCATCAAGAAAGAACGAGCCCTATTCAAATGCAGAAAGAAGAATTAGATGAGGTTTTTGCTGATCCGGTTGACTTGGAGGCGGAAGAAGAGGAGTGGATAAGGCGAGGGATCATGGATAATCATACTAATTTGGCACAAGGCGTTACTTTTGAAGAAATGCACGATGCAGGAAGATTATTGAGATGTGATATATTACCTTCAGCAGAAAAAAAAGTAGCTGTAACGCTAGTGCAGAAAATACATGGTACGGAACTATATAATCTATTGAAGGACTCTGTTGAAGGAGCCTCTAAAAAAATTGCTGAACTTCTGGAAGCAAGCTTCTCTGAAAGCGATAAAGCAAATTTTACCTATCATCATACAGATGATCCAACGGAATTTGATATCAACCAATTCATTTAG
- a CDS encoding ParA family protein → MDTKKKTLFIAFSSQKGGVGKSTFTTLLASTLHYRMGYNVAVFDADFPQYSLSKMKSRDLTMVMENENLKKQAYRQFTLINKKAYPIIQQKADMVLDSANEFIRSAPVTPDVIFFDLPGTVNSSGILNALAGMHHIFTPITADRLVMESTLIFTQLLQDVVMKKGETSIETVNLFWNQVDGRESTPVYSIYELLIQQLGLSLMQSRVKNSTRFRKESELDSKNAFRSTLLPPDERLMRVCQLDAFVVEFLKIIQL, encoded by the coding sequence ATGGATACAAAAAAGAAAACTCTGTTCATTGCATTTTCATCTCAAAAAGGAGGTGTAGGAAAAAGTACATTTACGACTTTATTAGCAAGTACGCTTCATTACCGCATGGGTTATAATGTTGCTGTATTTGATGCGGATTTTCCTCAATACAGTTTATCAAAAATGAAATCTCGTGACTTGACCATGGTCATGGAAAATGAGAATTTAAAAAAACAGGCCTATAGGCAGTTTACGTTAATCAACAAAAAAGCCTACCCAATCATTCAGCAGAAGGCAGACATGGTTTTAGATTCTGCCAATGAATTTATCCGTTCTGCACCAGTAACTCCAGATGTTATTTTTTTTGATCTTCCCGGAACGGTCAACAGTTCGGGTATACTGAATGCACTGGCAGGCATGCATCATATTTTCACACCCATTACAGCGGATCGATTGGTGATGGAGAGCACCCTGATCTTTACACAATTGCTGCAAGATGTGGTTATGAAAAAAGGAGAGACTTCGATCGAAACAGTCAATCTATTCTGGAATCAGGTGGATGGCAGGGAAAGCACACCGGTGTATTCCATCTACGAACTGCTTATCCAGCAACTGGGACTGAGCCTGATGCAAAGCCGTGTTAAAAACAGTACACGGTTTCGAAAAGAAAGTGAATTGGACAGTAAGAATGCTTTTCGTTCTACTTTGCTGCCACCTGATGAACGCTTGATGAGGGTCTGCCAATTAGATGCCTTTGTTGTAGAATTTTTAAAAATCATTCAATTGTAG
- the mobB gene encoding conjugal transfer protein MobB encodes MIAKIGRSSNLYGALAYNYTKVEKGNGTILHTNKIIESADGLYTVSKLAQSFETYLSVNRNTEKHTLHISLNPNPKDSVTDEILIQMAEEYMQKMGYGKQPFILFKHTDIERSHIHIVSVAVDENGRKISDRFEKKRSMEICRDLEKKYGLLPATENAQNKVEMIFKPVDYEAGDCKNQIASIIRHLPKYYRFRTLGEYNALLSLFNLTTEKVEGEWEGKLQKGLLYCILDKDGHKVGHPYKASLFGKNSGLPALEKHLLKCRENMNDENLKSHLKEVIANTLELIGTENDFKNSLIRQGINTVIRKNNSGMMYGITFIDHTSKTVWNGSSLGKEFSSNALRDRWMYQNVQEKKSLMKKENKSAERKNSLAPSLEKPHLLFDFLDNQQKSIQSEDGIFESIGGLLSFQSEANHKEQEFAYRMRKKRKRGR; translated from the coding sequence ATGATTGCAAAAATTGGAAGAAGCAGCAATCTTTATGGAGCCTTAGCCTATAATTATACAAAGGTTGAAAAAGGAAATGGAACGATACTGCATACAAATAAGATCATTGAAAGTGCTGATGGACTGTATACTGTTTCAAAATTAGCCCAATCGTTTGAAACGTATTTATCGGTGAATAGGAATACTGAAAAGCACACGTTGCATATTTCTCTCAATCCTAACCCAAAGGATTCTGTCACTGATGAAATCTTGATCCAAATGGCTGAAGAATACATGCAGAAAATGGGATACGGGAAACAACCATTTATATTATTTAAACACACCGATATTGAACGCAGTCATATTCACATTGTTTCGGTAGCAGTCGATGAAAATGGAAGAAAGATTTCAGATCGCTTCGAGAAAAAAAGATCAATGGAAATCTGCAGAGATCTTGAAAAAAAATATGGACTTTTGCCTGCCACCGAAAATGCTCAAAATAAAGTTGAAATGATTTTTAAACCAGTCGATTACGAAGCTGGAGATTGTAAGAATCAAATCGCTTCTATCATCCGGCATCTTCCGAAATACTACCGTTTTCGTACATTAGGTGAGTATAATGCACTGCTTTCCTTATTCAATTTGACCACTGAAAAAGTGGAGGGAGAATGGGAAGGAAAACTTCAAAAGGGTCTCCTATATTGTATCTTGGATAAGGATGGTCATAAAGTAGGACATCCTTATAAGGCTTCTTTATTTGGTAAAAACTCAGGTCTTCCTGCACTGGAAAAACATCTTCTCAAATGCCGTGAAAACATGAACGATGAAAATTTAAAATCTCATCTAAAAGAAGTGATTGCTAACACTCTGGAATTAATTGGTACTGAAAATGATTTTAAAAACAGCTTGATCAGACAAGGTATTAATACTGTGATTCGTAAAAATAACAGTGGTATGATGTATGGAATAACATTCATTGACCATACCTCAAAAACGGTGTGGAATGGTTCAAGTTTGGGCAAGGAATTTTCCTCAAATGCTTTGCGTGATCGGTGGATGTATCAAAATGTACAGGAGAAGAAATCATTGATGAAAAAAGAAAATAAAAGCGCTGAGCGAAAAAATTCTTTAGCACCATCTTTAGAAAAGCCACATCTGCTTTTCGATTTTTTAGACAATCAGCAAAAAAGCATTCAATCGGAAGACGGAATT
- a CDS encoding DUF4134 domain-containing protein translates to MQKLKIKLLTVYLLVGSFTSVFPQGNGTAGINEATQMVTSYFEPATQLIYAIGAVVGLIGGVKVYNKFSSGDPDTSKTAASWFGACIFLIVAATILRSFFL, encoded by the coding sequence ATGCAAAAACTTAAAATCAAATTATTGACAGTTTATTTGCTTGTAGGAAGTTTTACCTCAGTATTTCCCCAAGGCAACGGTACTGCCGGAATCAATGAAGCCACCCAGATGGTCACCTCTTATTTCGAACCAGCCACCCAACTCATCTATGCCATCGGAGCCGTCGTCGGATTGATAGGGGGCGTAAAGGTCTACAACAAATTCAGCAGTGGTGACCCTGACACCAGCAAGACCGCAGCCAGCTGGTTCGGTGCCTGTATTTTCCTAATTGTTGCCGCTACCATTCTGCGTTCATTTTTCCTTTAA
- a CDS encoding DUF4133 domain-containing protein, translating to MNTYHINKGIGRTVEFKGLKAQYLFIFAGGLLGLLILVMIMYMAGVNTYICLSIGGLTSSVLIWQTFSLNRKYGEHGLMKLGAKKKHPKYIISRKCIFRYIKINSKKAEA from the coding sequence ATGAATACGTATCATATTAACAAAGGAATCGGAAGGACGGTCGAGTTCAAGGGACTGAAAGCGCAGTACCTCTTCATCTTTGCAGGAGGATTGCTCGGGCTTTTAATTCTGGTCATGATTATGTACATGGCCGGAGTCAATACCTACATCTGTTTATCTATTGGAGGACTGACCAGCAGTGTATTGATCTGGCAGACCTTCTCATTAAACAGAAAATACGGGGAACACGGATTGATGAAATTGGGTGCTAAGAAAAAGCATCCTAAATACATCATCAGCCGAAAGTGCATTTTCAGATACATTAAGATCAATTCTAAAAAAGCTGAAGCATGA
- a CDS encoding DUF3408 domain-containing protein produces MEKNTKKLGQDIDEQMMMNLMVDGVKKEGLQVPGNFEDTKTDEEVQAPKPDKKSALKEKNKSKNASVQKYGEHFLGTHSMAKRGDKSIYIRQEYHERLTRIVQVIGNDNIPLYAYLDNILQHHFDLFEKAITEDFNNKFKPLF; encoded by the coding sequence ATGGAAAAGAATACTAAAAAATTAGGGCAAGATATCGATGAACAGATGATGATGAATCTGATGGTCGACGGCGTAAAGAAAGAAGGGTTACAAGTTCCCGGAAATTTCGAAGATACCAAAACTGATGAGGAAGTACAAGCACCAAAACCGGATAAAAAATCCGCATTAAAAGAAAAAAATAAATCAAAAAATGCATCGGTTCAAAAGTATGGCGAACATTTTCTAGGTACTCACTCTATGGCCAAGCGGGGAGATAAAAGTATTTATATCAGGCAGGAGTATCATGAAAGACTGACGCGCATTGTCCAGGTAATCGGGAACGACAACATTCCTTTATATGCATATCTGGATAATATCCTTCAACATCATTTTGATCTGTTCGAAAAAGCAATAACTGAAGATTTCAACAACAAGTTTAAACCCCTTTTTTAA
- the mobA gene encoding conjugal transfer protein MobA, translating to MDDHHKNYKNKGGRKPKSKPSIHRHVFRLNDEENDQLMMLFEESGLSNKAKFIVSVLFSKEIKTVKIDKGAMDFYMRLTSFYSQFRAIGVNYNQVVKLLHTTFSDRKAAAFLYKLEKQTIELAVLCKKIMELTEEFNKVYMKKEE from the coding sequence ATGGATGATCATCATAAAAATTACAAGAATAAAGGTGGCAGAAAGCCTAAGTCAAAGCCAAGTATCCACCGTCATGTTTTTAGACTTAACGATGAAGAAAATGATCAGTTGATGATGCTTTTTGAAGAATCTGGTCTTTCGAACAAGGCAAAATTCATTGTTTCTGTTTTGTTTTCTAAAGAGATTAAAACCGTGAAAATTGATAAGGGAGCGATGGATTTTTATATGAGATTGACTTCTTTTTATAGTCAGTTTCGGGCGATCGGCGTCAATTATAATCAGGTGGTCAAGTTATTACACACTACTTTTTCTGATCGGAAAGCTGCAGCATTTTTGTATAAATTAGAAAAACAAACGATAGAATTGGCTGTATTGTGCAAAAAAATCATGGAATTAACTGAAGAATTTAACAAAGTTTATATGAAAAAAGAAGAATGA
- a CDS encoding TraG family conjugative transposon ATPase, producing the protein MRNTSKAATLESRFPLLAVEENCIISKDADVTVCFRVNLPELFTVASAEYEAIHSAWFKAIKTLPDYSIVHKQDWFIKENYTPDLSQEDQSFLSKSFERHFNERPFLNHYCYLFITKTSKERMRMQSNFSSLCKGKLIPKEIRDKELISRFMEAVDQFERIMNDSGYVRLERMTEDEITGTKDQSGLLEQYLTLSRELNPSLQDINLGAEEMRIGNNRISMHTLSDTDDLPGTVSSHSRYEKLSTDRSDCLLSFASPVGLLLNCNHIYNQYLFIDNSEDNLSKFEKSARNMHSLARYSRANQINKEWIEKYLNEAHSFGLQSIRAHFNVMSWSDQLAELKQLKNDTGSALALMECKPRHNTTDVATLYWSGIPGNAGDFPSEESFYSFTEPALCFFTEETNYQNSPSPFGIKMADRLTGKPIHLDISDLPMKQGIITNRNKFILGPSGSGKSFFTNHMVRQYYEQGAHVLLVDTGNSYQGLCELIKGKTKGEDGVYFTYTEDNPIAFNPFYTDDGIFDIEKRESIKTLILTLWKRDDEPPTRSEEVALSNAVSGYIEKIKNNNEYPSFNGFYEFVKDDYRSILEKKKVREKDFDIANFLNVLEPYYKGGEYDYLLNSHKQLDLLSKRFIVFEIDAIKDHKILFPIVTIIIMEVFINKMRRLKGIRKLILIEEAWKAIAKEGMAEYIKYLFKTVRKFYGEAIVVTQEVDDIIQSPIVKESIINNSDCKILLDQRKYMNKFDDIQAMLGLTDKEKAQVLSINMNNDPNRLYKEVWIGLGGTHSAVYATEVSTEEYLAYTTEETEKLEVMNLASELDGNVEHAIKRISLKRIKSNKEN; encoded by the coding sequence ATGAGAAATACATCGAAAGCAGCAACCCTGGAAAGTAGATTTCCTTTGCTTGCAGTAGAAGAAAACTGTATTATTTCAAAAGATGCTGATGTTACGGTTTGTTTCAGAGTCAACTTACCCGAGCTCTTTACCGTTGCTTCAGCAGAATATGAAGCCATTCATTCCGCGTGGTTCAAGGCCATCAAAACATTACCTGATTACAGCATCGTTCATAAGCAGGATTGGTTTATCAAAGAAAATTATACTCCTGACTTATCACAAGAGGATCAGAGTTTTCTGTCCAAATCATTTGAAAGGCATTTCAATGAAAGACCTTTTCTAAATCATTACTGCTATCTCTTCATCACCAAAACCAGTAAAGAACGAATGAGAATGCAGAGCAATTTCTCCTCTTTATGCAAAGGAAAACTCATTCCCAAAGAAATCAGGGATAAAGAATTGATCAGCAGATTTATGGAAGCAGTCGATCAGTTCGAAAGAATTATGAATGACAGCGGTTATGTGAGACTGGAAAGAATGACGGAAGATGAAATCACCGGAACCAAAGATCAGTCAGGACTATTGGAACAGTACCTTACTTTATCCAGAGAACTCAATCCATCTCTTCAGGACATCAACTTAGGCGCAGAAGAAATGAGAATCGGCAATAATCGGATCAGCATGCACACACTATCTGATACTGATGATCTTCCCGGAACGGTATCTTCTCACAGCCGCTATGAAAAACTGAGCACAGACCGCAGCGACTGTCTTTTGTCATTTGCCTCTCCGGTTGGACTTTTGCTCAACTGCAATCATATTTACAACCAATATCTTTTTATTGACAACAGTGAAGATAATCTCAGCAAATTTGAAAAGTCTGCAAGGAACATGCACTCATTGGCTCGATACAGCCGGGCGAATCAGATCAACAAGGAATGGATTGAAAAATACCTCAATGAAGCGCATTCATTTGGACTTCAATCCATCCGAGCCCATTTCAATGTGATGTCTTGGTCAGATCAGCTAGCTGAACTCAAACAGCTGAAAAATGATACTGGAAGTGCTCTGGCACTGATGGAATGCAAACCACGTCATAATACAACAGATGTTGCCACATTGTATTGGTCCGGAATACCTGGAAACGCAGGAGATTTTCCAAGCGAAGAAAGTTTTTACTCCTTCACTGAGCCCGCGCTGTGCTTCTTTACCGAAGAGACCAACTATCAAAATTCACCCTCACCATTCGGGATCAAGATGGCTGACCGCTTGACCGGCAAACCTATTCATCTGGATATATCTGATCTGCCGATGAAGCAGGGCATTATCACCAACCGTAACAAGTTTATTCTCGGACCTTCTGGAAGCGGTAAATCTTTTTTCACCAACCATATGGTCAGACAGTATTATGAGCAGGGAGCCCACGTTTTATTAGTAGACACCGGAAACTCCTATCAGGGATTATGTGAACTCATTAAAGGAAAGACCAAAGGGGAGGACGGGGTGTACTTTACTTATACTGAAGACAATCCGATTGCGTTCAATCCATTCTATACCGATGACGGAATCTTTGATATTGAGAAAAGAGAAAGCATCAAAACGTTGATTCTTACTCTTTGGAAAAGAGATGACGAACCGCCCACAAGGTCAGAGGAGGTTGCCTTATCCAATGCCGTCAGCGGATATATCGAAAAGATTAAAAATAACAATGAATATCCTTCATTTAACGGCTTTTACGAATTTGTAAAGGATGATTATCGATCTATCCTTGAAAAAAAGAAAGTCAGAGAAAAGGATTTTGACATTGCGAACTTTCTAAATGTTTTAGAACCTTATTACAAAGGCGGAGAATACGATTATCTGCTCAACTCACACAAGCAGCTGGATCTATTATCCAAAAGGTTTATTGTGTTTGAGATCGATGCGATCAAAGACCATAAAATTCTATTTCCGATTGTGACCATCATTATTATGGAAGTCTTCATCAACAAAATGCGTAGACTCAAAGGCATCAGAAAATTAATTTTGATTGAGGAAGCGTGGAAAGCGATTGCTAAAGAAGGGATGGCAGAATACATCAAATATCTTTTCAAGACGGTGAGAAAGTTCTATGGGGAAGCCATTGTCGTCACGCAGGAAGTCGATGACATCATTCAGTCACCGATTGTTAAGGAAAGCATTATTAACAATTCCGACTGCAAGATCTTACTTGATCAACGAAAGTATATGAACAAGTTCGATGATATTCAGGCGATGCTCGGACTCACTGATAAGGAAAAAGCCCAGGTACTTTCAATTAATATGAACAATGATCCGAATAGACTTTATAAAGAAGTCTGGATCGGATTAGGCGGAACCCATTCCGCAGTCTATGCTACTGAAGTATCCACCGAAGAATATCTCGCATACACCACTGAGGAAACTGAGAAATTGGAAGTCATGAATCTGGCTTCGGAACTGGATGGCAATGTTGAACACGCCATCAAGAGGATCTCCTTAAAGAGAATCAAATCGAACAAAGAAAATTAA